A genomic stretch from Microcebus murinus isolate Inina chromosome 19, M.murinus_Inina_mat1.0, whole genome shotgun sequence includes:
- the UPK3BL2 gene encoding uroplakin-3b-like protein 1 has product MGHSGGQSQLLMLLLVLLTLVQPRQGLEHIDYVPRLSSATLAGRLTQSTFTLEQPRGLFSSPSISDQDAIWLVVARSNATQSFRAPESVAVSPVPADFPQSGYYLTLMAHRALYSGGQASSQLRVLRVGNDTRCALTTRGCNRPLPDSGPYRVKFLVMNDRGPVAETQWSRETQLPQAQKLQVVRGAQSAGTVVIIAILSILLALLLTALLAVLIYTCFDSCRSAPISGPRETVSVRRYTTHDAFSTPAVGGS; this is encoded by the exons ATGGGACACAGCGGGGGACAGTCCCAGCTGCTCATGCTGCTGTTGGTGCTGTTGACCCTCGTCCAGCCCCGGCAGGGCCTGG agCACATCGATTATGTGCCCCGGCTCTCGAGCGCCACCCTGGCGGGGAGGCTCACCCAGTCCACTTTCACCCTGGAGCAGCCGCGGGGCCTGTTCAGCAGCCCCAGCATCTCAGACCAGGACGCCATCTGGCTGGTGGTGGCCCGCAGCAACG CCACCCAGAGCTTCAGGGCCCCAGAGAGTGTAGCGGTCAGCCCTGTCCCTGCCGACTTCCCCCAGAGTGGCTACTACCTCACGCTGATGGCCCACCGGGCGCTCTACTCTGGGGGCCAGGCCAGCAGCCAGCTCCGTGTCCTCCGTGTGGGCAATGACACTCGCTGTGCCCTGACGACTAGGGGCTGCAACCGCCCCCTGCCCGACTCGGGCCCCTACAG GGTGAAGTTCCTGGTGATGAATGACAGGGGACCCGTGGCTGAGACACAGTGGTCCCGGGAGACCCAACTGCCCCAAG CCCAGAAGCTCCAGGTTGTCCGGGGGGCCCAGAGCGCGGGCACCGTTGTCATCATCGCCATCCTGTCGATCCTCCTCGCTCTCCTCCTCACCGCCCTCCTCGCTGTGCTCATATACACCTG CTTCGACAGCTGCAGGAGCGCCCCCATCTCGGGCCCAAGAGAGACAGTGAGTGTGAGGAGATACACCACCCATGATGCGTTCAGCACTCCCGCCGTGGGGGGCTCCTGA